One window of Flavobacteriales bacterium genomic DNA carries:
- a CDS encoding sigma-70 family RNA polymerase sigma factor, with the protein MVRETLLTECIRRDPRAENELYKTLYPMMMSICSRYERNRQDASARMNEGFLKVLMNLDKRRPEVPFEAWVRRIMINTVIDNFRKERERKAHEKMDVPVEEHVSSEVNEYLRQMEGEAFAELLLRVPEMSRKVFNLFAIDGFSHAEIGEMLGISTGTSKWHVSHARQTLQQAIAQIAGTVTVKTALP; encoded by the coding sequence ATGGTCCGCGAAACCCTCCTGACCGAATGCATCCGCAGGGACCCGCGGGCGGAAAATGAACTGTACAAGACCCTCTACCCGATGATGATGTCCATCTGTTCCCGCTACGAACGCAACCGGCAGGATGCTTCCGCCCGGATGAACGAGGGCTTTCTGAAGGTGCTGATGAACCTGGACAAACGCCGCCCGGAAGTTCCTTTCGAGGCCTGGGTGCGGCGGATCATGATCAACACGGTGATCGACAATTTCCGAAAGGAGCGCGAACGAAAAGCACACGAAAAAATGGACGTCCCGGTGGAAGAACACGTAAGCAGCGAAGTGAACGAATACTTGCGGCAGATGGAGGGGGAAGCCTTCGCGGAGCTGCTCCTGCGCGTGCCGGAGATGTCGCGCAAAGTGTTCAACCTCTTCGCCATCGACGGTTTCAGCCACGCGGAGATCGGCGAGATGCTCGGGATCAGCACCGGCACGTCCAAGTGGCACGTTTCCCATGCCCGGCAAACGCTGCAACAGGCCATCGCCCAGATCGCCGGGACCGTCACCGTAAAAACCGCATTGCCATGA
- a CDS encoding outer membrane beta-barrel protein, with protein sequence MSLNEEFDELARRKLEERQFAFQEADWQGARKLIDAQRGGGNKAMWITGAVALLLVGGLAWYGTNSTGTERAVAAVEQVAPPSLKTTAVDQPAQNKSTTPMGTPPEPNAPAVAADMVAPSIRSIPVHSEDRATDAPTALDPEAEKSAPRKKMALNTSVGDQPTVVASKKNVAISSRAIPENEKENAATSPAHTATSTSSEEASTEPTLSKDGEAVTASPPTIASSAEPLAGTTTSTEPLGADTPENAAAAPVIPVDNQGMAAASGTVPNAAPKTPGNTQQQVPDAPENETNTSTSPAHNGPLAQVTLPGATAPTGNTGAAPSTTADPTTSDSASTAVTTATTPEDSATAAAPAATPPPLVPERAPWEISIMGGMFSSTTKYAGSNSADWNADIGKENSIGIGAELMHMGRNFGIGTGLHYSTYAERLHTDAVDRNTMTLQNFWYLMPVDTMVLVITDTIAGTPPTYTGTSENTTVHVLTQGTDTTTTTERIREARNELSRVSYIEVPLLLDAHLVQGRWSFGLRGGPTLGLLTGRRGTVPAPDNEGYVNFTDQPFRELVFGYMARAYIRYRFNAAWSVGIEPAMRGQLMNSLGSGDLDRKANSKGVMLSLSYRLR encoded by the coding sequence ATGAGCCTCAACGAAGAATTCGACGAGCTGGCCCGGCGCAAGCTGGAAGAGCGCCAATTCGCTTTCCAGGAGGCGGACTGGCAGGGTGCGCGAAAGCTCATCGACGCGCAACGCGGCGGCGGGAACAAAGCCATGTGGATCACCGGGGCCGTTGCATTGCTGCTGGTGGGCGGGCTGGCGTGGTACGGAACAAACTCTACGGGAACAGAACGGGCCGTTGCCGCCGTTGAACAAGTTGCCCCCCCCTCCTTGAAGACAACCGCTGTTGATCAGCCGGCTCAAAACAAGTCGACCACGCCGATGGGAACACCACCGGAACCAAATGCGCCAGCGGTAGCTGCGGACATGGTGGCACCATCCATCCGGTCCATTCCGGTCCATTCCGAGGACCGGGCAACTGATGCACCCACCGCCTTGGATCCTGAAGCCGAAAAAAGCGCGCCTCGGAAAAAGATGGCGTTGAACACTTCAGTTGGCGATCAGCCGACCGTAGTTGCTTCCAAGAAGAATGTGGCGATCAGCTCACGGGCGATCCCGGAGAACGAAAAAGAAAATGCGGCCACGAGCCCCGCACACACCGCGACTTCGACTTCATCAGAAGAGGCTTCTACTGAGCCCACGCTCTCAAAAGACGGTGAAGCAGTGACCGCTTCACCACCGACAATTGCTTCATCAGCAGAGCCTCTTGCAGGAACAACAACTTCCACGGAACCCCTTGGGGCTGATACTCCTGAAAATGCCGCTGCTGCACCTGTCATTCCGGTCGACAACCAAGGTATGGCCGCTGCCAGTGGGACCGTACCGAACGCTGCGCCCAAAACACCGGGAAACACACAACAACAGGTGCCTGATGCGCCGGAAAATGAGACGAATACTTCAACAAGCCCCGCTCACAACGGCCCGCTTGCACAAGTAACACTGCCAGGAGCCACAGCTCCGACCGGCAACACTGGCGCGGCCCCCAGTACTACAGCGGACCCGACTACCTCTGATAGTGCGTCCACCGCCGTAACCACGGCCACAACTCCCGAAGATTCCGCGACCGCAGCTGCGCCAGCGGCCACACCACCCCCATTGGTGCCCGAGCGCGCCCCGTGGGAGATCAGCATCATGGGCGGCATGTTCTCTTCCACCACGAAGTATGCAGGCAGTAACAGCGCGGATTGGAACGCGGACATCGGCAAGGAGAACAGCATCGGCATCGGTGCGGAGCTGATGCACATGGGCCGCAACTTCGGCATTGGCACGGGGCTGCATTACAGCACTTACGCGGAACGGCTGCACACGGACGCCGTGGACCGCAACACCATGACCTTGCAGAATTTCTGGTATTTGATGCCGGTGGACACGATGGTCCTGGTCATCACGGACACGATCGCCGGTACGCCACCGACCTACACGGGCACTTCCGAAAACACCACGGTACACGTGCTGACGCAAGGCACCGATACCACCACAACCACTGAGCGGATCCGCGAAGCGCGCAACGAGCTGAGCCGCGTGAGCTACATAGAAGTTCCGCTGTTGTTGGACGCACACCTGGTGCAAGGCCGTTGGAGCTTCGGCCTGCGCGGCGGTCCGACCCTTGGCCTGCTCACCGGCCGGCGCGGCACAGTGCCGGCACCGGACAACGAAGGCTATGTGAACTTCACCGATCAGCCTTTCCGTGAACTGGTCTTTGGCTACATGGCAAGAGCGTACATCCGTTACCGCTTCAATGCAGCTTGGTCCGTGGGGATCGAACCGGCGATGCGCGGGCAGTTGATGAACAGCTTGGGCAGCGGTGATCTGGATCGTAAGGCGAACTCGAAAGGCGTGATGTTGAGCTTGAGCTATCGGTTGCGGTAG